Proteins encoded together in one Opisthocomus hoazin isolate bOpiHoa1 chromosome 27, bOpiHoa1.hap1, whole genome shotgun sequence window:
- the LOC104331591 gene encoding procathepsin L-like isoform X1, whose amino-acid sequence MLGAMAVLLGLLLALPGCTAALDPALEEAWQGWKSLHAKEYLGEAEAARREVWEKNLRRIQQHNREESRGQHAFRLAMNHYGDLTDEEFNQLLNGFTPAWQEKPALLFQASAAVKTPAEVDWRAKGYVTPVKNQGHCGSCWAFSATGALEGLVFNRTGKLVVLSEQNLIDCSRKLGNNGCQGGYMTSAFQYVHENGGLNSEHVYPYVATDTSSCRYNPRDRAANCSAVWLVASGSETALEQAVAAVGPVSVAVDASSFYFHFYKSGIFSSVFCSQRVNHGMLAVGYGTSQESGRNVSYWILKNSWSEVWGEQGYIRLPKGASNECGVASQASFPVL is encoded by the exons ATG CTGGGTGCCATGgccgtgctgctggggctgctgctggccctgccggGCTGCACCGCGGCGCTGGACCCTGCCCTGGAGGAGGCCTGGCAAGGCTGGAAGAGCCTTCACGCCAAGGAGTACCTGGGG GAGGCCGAGGCTGCCCGCAGAGAGGTCTGGGAGAAGAACCTGCGGCGCATCCAGCAGCACAACCGGGAGGAGTCGCGGGGGCAGCACGCCTTCCGCCTGGCCATGAACCACTACGGGGACCTG ACCGACGAGGAGTTTAACCAGCTCCTGAACGGCTTCACCCCGGCGTGGCAGGAGAAGCCGGCGCTGCTCTTCCAGGCGTCGGCAGCTGTGAAGACCCCAGCGGAGGTGGACTGGCGGGCGAAGGGCTATGTGACGCCCGTGAAGAATCAg GGGCACTGCGGGTCCTGCTGGGCCTTCAGTGCCACGGGAGCCCTGGAAGGGCTCGTCTTCAACCGGACCGGGAAGCTGGTGGTGCTGAGCGAGCAGAACCTCATCGACTGCTCCCGAAAGCTGGGCAACAACGGCTGCCAGGGCGGCTACATGACCAGCGCCTTCCAGTACGTGCACGAAAACGGTGGCTTGAACTCGGAGCATGTCTACCCCTACGTGGCCACG GACACCTCCAGCTGCAGGTACAACCCCCGGGACAGGGCGGCCAACTGCTCTGCCGTCTGGCTGGTAGCCTCAGGCAGCGAGACggcgctggagcaggctgtggCGGCCGTGGGCCCCGTGTCTGTGGCCGTGGACGCCAGCAGCTTTTACTTCCACTTCTACAAGTCGG gTATCTTCAGCAGTGTGTTCTGCAGCCAGCGGGTGAACCATGGGATGCTGGCCGTTGGCTACGGCACGAGCCAGGAGAGCGGGCGTAACGTGAGCTACTGGATCCTAAAGAACAG CTGGTCGGAGGTGTGGGGTGAGCAGGGCTACATCCGACTGCCAAAGGGCGCCAGCAACGAGTGCGGGGTGGCCAGCCAGGCCAGCTTCCCCGTGCTGTGA
- the LOC104331591 gene encoding procathepsin L-like isoform X2 → MAVLLGLLLALPGCTAALDPALEEAWQGWKSLHAKEYLGEAEAARREVWEKNLRRIQQHNREESRGQHAFRLAMNHYGDLTDEEFNQLLNGFTPAWQEKPALLFQASAAVKTPAEVDWRAKGYVTPVKNQGHCGSCWAFSATGALEGLVFNRTGKLVVLSEQNLIDCSRKLGNNGCQGGYMTSAFQYVHENGGLNSEHVYPYVATDTSSCRYNPRDRAANCSAVWLVASGSETALEQAVAAVGPVSVAVDASSFYFHFYKSGIFSSVFCSQRVNHGMLAVGYGTSQESGRNVSYWILKNSWSEVWGEQGYIRLPKGASNECGVASQASFPVL, encoded by the exons ATGgccgtgctgctggggctgctgctggccctgccggGCTGCACCGCGGCGCTGGACCCTGCCCTGGAGGAGGCCTGGCAAGGCTGGAAGAGCCTTCACGCCAAGGAGTACCTGGGG GAGGCCGAGGCTGCCCGCAGAGAGGTCTGGGAGAAGAACCTGCGGCGCATCCAGCAGCACAACCGGGAGGAGTCGCGGGGGCAGCACGCCTTCCGCCTGGCCATGAACCACTACGGGGACCTG ACCGACGAGGAGTTTAACCAGCTCCTGAACGGCTTCACCCCGGCGTGGCAGGAGAAGCCGGCGCTGCTCTTCCAGGCGTCGGCAGCTGTGAAGACCCCAGCGGAGGTGGACTGGCGGGCGAAGGGCTATGTGACGCCCGTGAAGAATCAg GGGCACTGCGGGTCCTGCTGGGCCTTCAGTGCCACGGGAGCCCTGGAAGGGCTCGTCTTCAACCGGACCGGGAAGCTGGTGGTGCTGAGCGAGCAGAACCTCATCGACTGCTCCCGAAAGCTGGGCAACAACGGCTGCCAGGGCGGCTACATGACCAGCGCCTTCCAGTACGTGCACGAAAACGGTGGCTTGAACTCGGAGCATGTCTACCCCTACGTGGCCACG GACACCTCCAGCTGCAGGTACAACCCCCGGGACAGGGCGGCCAACTGCTCTGCCGTCTGGCTGGTAGCCTCAGGCAGCGAGACggcgctggagcaggctgtggCGGCCGTGGGCCCCGTGTCTGTGGCCGTGGACGCCAGCAGCTTTTACTTCCACTTCTACAAGTCGG gTATCTTCAGCAGTGTGTTCTGCAGCCAGCGGGTGAACCATGGGATGCTGGCCGTTGGCTACGGCACGAGCCAGGAGAGCGGGCGTAACGTGAGCTACTGGATCCTAAAGAACAG CTGGTCGGAGGTGTGGGGTGAGCAGGGCTACATCCGACTGCCAAAGGGCGCCAGCAACGAGTGCGGGGTGGCCAGCCAGGCCAGCTTCCCCGTGCTGTGA
- the MYDGF gene encoding myeloid-derived growth factor, with the protein MAAPSSGRSGRRLWAALVPVALLGLAARAAEEPSTASFDVRPGGEVHSFSRSLGDYTCTFTYAAQGGTNEQWQMNTGVSEDNLLFSCSIWRPQGKSYLFFTQFKAEVKGAKIEHAMAYSQAAVGGQSDIPLKQEEFEITETTVSHKEGKFRFELSKLMIVAKTPRDEL; encoded by the exons atggcggcgcccagCTCCGGGAGGAGCGGCCGGAGGTTGTGGGCCGCGCTGGTGCCCGTCGCCCTGCTCGGTCTGGCGGCCCGGGCCGCCGAGGAACCGAGCACGGCCAGCTTCGACGTGCGGCCCGGCGGGGAGGTGCACTCCTTCTCCCGGAGCCTG GGCGACTACACCTGCACCTTCACGTACGCAGCTCAGGGAGGAACGAACGAG CAATGGCAGATGAACACTGGGGTCAGCGAAGACAACctgctcttctcctgctccatctGGAG GCCCCAAGGGAAGTCGTATCTCTTCTTTACCCAGTTTAAAGCTGAAGTGAAAGGAGCCAAGATAGAGCATGCCATGGCTTAT TCTCAGGCTGCAGTGGGCGGACAAAGCGACATCCCCTTAAAACAGGAAGAATTTGAAATCACCGAAACAACAG tGTCTCACAAGGAAGGCAAGTTCCGTTTTGAACTGTCCAAACTCATGATTGTAGCAAAGACGCCCCGTGACGAGCTGTGA